The Patagioenas fasciata isolate bPatFas1 chromosome 3, bPatFas1.hap1, whole genome shotgun sequence genome contains a region encoding:
- the MAPRE3 gene encoding microtubule-associated protein RP/EB family member 3 isoform X3 produces the protein MQRWGMAVNVYSTSVTSENLSRHDMLAWVNDSLQLNYTKIEQLCSGAAYCQFMDMLFPGCVHLRKVKFQAKLEHEYIHNFKVLQAAFKKMGVDKIIAVERLVKGKFQDNFEFIQWFKKFFDANYDGKEYNPLLARQGQDVTPPPNPVPQRTSPTGPKNTPNPARLSNVPSSILRKNSPATRNGGSEADAQILELNQQLMDLKLTVDGLEKERDFYFSKLRDIELICQEHENENSPIIAGIISVLYATEEGFAPPEDDELEEQQPEDQDEY, from the exons ATGCAGCG CTGGGGCATGGCCGTCAATGTGTACTCGACGTCAGTGACCAGCGAGAACCTGAGCCGCCATGACATGCTCGCCTGGGTCAACGACTCCCTCCAGCTCAACTACACCAAGATCGAGCAGCTCTGCTCAG GCGCTGCCTACTGCCAGTTCATGGACATGCTGTTCCCCGGCTGCGTCCACCTGCGCAAGGTGAAGTTCCAGGCCAAGCTGGAGCACGAGTACATCCACAACTTCAAGGTGCTCCAGGCTGCCTTCAAGAAGATGGGAGTGGACAAA atCATCGCGGTGGAGAGGCTGGTGAAGGGCAAGTTCCAGGACAACTTCGAGTTCATCCAGTGGTTTAAGAAGTTCTTCGACGCCAACTACGACGGGAAGGAGTACAACCCGCTGCTGGCGCGGCAGGGCCAGGACGTCacgccccccccaaacccag TGCCCCAGAGGACCTCTCCCACCGGCCCCAAAAACACGCCAAACCCAGCCCGGCTCAGCAACGTGCCCAGCAGCATCCTCCGGAAAAACTCCCCCGCCACCCGCAACGGGGGCAGCGAGGCCGACGCGCAGATCCTGGAGCTCAACCAGCAG CTGATGGACCTGAAGCTGACAGTGGACGGGCTGGAGAAGGAGCGGGATTTCTACTTCAGCAAACTGCGGGACATTGAGCTGATCTGCCAGGAGCACGAGAACGAGAACAGCCCCATCATCGCTGGCATCATCAGCGTCCTCTACGCCACAGAG GAGGGCTTTGCCCCACCAGAGGACGAcgagctggaggagcagcagccAGAGGACCAGGACGAGTACTAG
- the MAPRE3 gene encoding microtubule-associated protein RP/EB family member 3 isoform X2, with the protein MAVNVYSTSVTSENLSRHDMLAWVNDSLQLNYTKIEQLCSGAAYCQFMDMLFPGCVHLRKVKFQAKLEHEYIHNFKVLQAAFKKMGVDKIIAVERLVKGKFQDNFEFIQWFKKFFDANYDGKEYNPLLARQGQDVTPPPNPGDHIFNKPKKPIGTAVPQRTSPTGPKNTPNPARLSNVPSSILRKNSPATRNGGSEADAQILELNQQLMDLKLTVDGLEKERDFYFSKLRDIELICQEHENENSPIIAGIISVLYATEEGFAPPEDDELEEQQPEDQDEY; encoded by the exons ATGGCCGTCAATGTGTACTCGACGTCAGTGACCAGCGAGAACCTGAGCCGCCATGACATGCTCGCCTGGGTCAACGACTCCCTCCAGCTCAACTACACCAAGATCGAGCAGCTCTGCTCAG GCGCTGCCTACTGCCAGTTCATGGACATGCTGTTCCCCGGCTGCGTCCACCTGCGCAAGGTGAAGTTCCAGGCCAAGCTGGAGCACGAGTACATCCACAACTTCAAGGTGCTCCAGGCTGCCTTCAAGAAGATGGGAGTGGACAAA atCATCGCGGTGGAGAGGCTGGTGAAGGGCAAGTTCCAGGACAACTTCGAGTTCATCCAGTGGTTTAAGAAGTTCTTCGACGCCAACTACGACGGGAAGGAGTACAACCCGCTGCTGGCGCGGCAGGGCCAGGACGTCacgccccccccaaacccaggtgaTCACATCTTCAACAAACCCAAGAAACCCATTGGCACTGCAG TGCCCCAGAGGACCTCTCCCACCGGCCCCAAAAACACGCCAAACCCAGCCCGGCTCAGCAACGTGCCCAGCAGCATCCTCCGGAAAAACTCCCCCGCCACCCGCAACGGGGGCAGCGAGGCCGACGCGCAGATCCTGGAGCTCAACCAGCAG CTGATGGACCTGAAGCTGACAGTGGACGGGCTGGAGAAGGAGCGGGATTTCTACTTCAGCAAACTGCGGGACATTGAGCTGATCTGCCAGGAGCACGAGAACGAGAACAGCCCCATCATCGCTGGCATCATCAGCGTCCTCTACGCCACAGAG GAGGGCTTTGCCCCACCAGAGGACGAcgagctggaggagcagcagccAGAGGACCAGGACGAGTACTAG
- the MAPRE3 gene encoding microtubule-associated protein RP/EB family member 3 isoform X1: MQRWGMAVNVYSTSVTSENLSRHDMLAWVNDSLQLNYTKIEQLCSGAAYCQFMDMLFPGCVHLRKVKFQAKLEHEYIHNFKVLQAAFKKMGVDKIIAVERLVKGKFQDNFEFIQWFKKFFDANYDGKEYNPLLARQGQDVTPPPNPGDHIFNKPKKPIGTAVPQRTSPTGPKNTPNPARLSNVPSSILRKNSPATRNGGSEADAQILELNQQLMDLKLTVDGLEKERDFYFSKLRDIELICQEHENENSPIIAGIISVLYATEEGFAPPEDDELEEQQPEDQDEY; encoded by the exons ATGCAGCG CTGGGGCATGGCCGTCAATGTGTACTCGACGTCAGTGACCAGCGAGAACCTGAGCCGCCATGACATGCTCGCCTGGGTCAACGACTCCCTCCAGCTCAACTACACCAAGATCGAGCAGCTCTGCTCAG GCGCTGCCTACTGCCAGTTCATGGACATGCTGTTCCCCGGCTGCGTCCACCTGCGCAAGGTGAAGTTCCAGGCCAAGCTGGAGCACGAGTACATCCACAACTTCAAGGTGCTCCAGGCTGCCTTCAAGAAGATGGGAGTGGACAAA atCATCGCGGTGGAGAGGCTGGTGAAGGGCAAGTTCCAGGACAACTTCGAGTTCATCCAGTGGTTTAAGAAGTTCTTCGACGCCAACTACGACGGGAAGGAGTACAACCCGCTGCTGGCGCGGCAGGGCCAGGACGTCacgccccccccaaacccaggtgaTCACATCTTCAACAAACCCAAGAAACCCATTGGCACTGCAG TGCCCCAGAGGACCTCTCCCACCGGCCCCAAAAACACGCCAAACCCAGCCCGGCTCAGCAACGTGCCCAGCAGCATCCTCCGGAAAAACTCCCCCGCCACCCGCAACGGGGGCAGCGAGGCCGACGCGCAGATCCTGGAGCTCAACCAGCAG CTGATGGACCTGAAGCTGACAGTGGACGGGCTGGAGAAGGAGCGGGATTTCTACTTCAGCAAACTGCGGGACATTGAGCTGATCTGCCAGGAGCACGAGAACGAGAACAGCCCCATCATCGCTGGCATCATCAGCGTCCTCTACGCCACAGAG GAGGGCTTTGCCCCACCAGAGGACGAcgagctggaggagcagcagccAGAGGACCAGGACGAGTACTAG